The sequence CCGGCAGCGCAAACATCAGGTCCAGATTGACGCGTGGCACGGCCCGTTGCGCCATATCGATGGCCGCGCGTGCCTGGTTGGCATCATGAATCCGTCCCAGTTTGCGCAACTGGGTATCGTCAAAACTCTGGATGCCCAGTGACAGCCGGTTCACACCGCTGGCACCATAGTCCATGAAGCGCCCCGCTTCCGCCGTCCCCGGGTTCGCTTCCATGGTGATTTCGGCGTCGGGCCATAGGTTCAGGCAGGCCCGCAGCATGGCCAGCAACTCGTCCAATCCGGCCGAGGAAAGCAGGCTGGGAGTGCCGCCGCCAATGAACACGGATATGACCTGCCGCCCCCAGATCAGCGGCAGGGATTGCTCCAGGTCCGCGCGCAAAGCGTCGAGATAGGCCCGCTCAGGAATATCCTTGCCTGGCACGGCATGCGAATTGAAGTCGCAATAGGGGCATTTGCGCACACACCAGGGCACGTGCACATATACCGAAAGCGGTGGCAGGCTGGTCAGCGCCGAGCCTGCGGGCAGCAATACGGCTGATCGGGGCACGGGGGCACCGTCCAGCCGGATAGGAATAGTAATGGCCATGCCGCTCAGAGTGCCTGCAACTTGCTCAGAACCACGCTCAGCGCGCGCGCCCGATGGCTGACCGCGTTCTTCTTGGCCGGCGGCAGTTGGGCGGCGGTGCGCCCCAGATCGGGCAAGTAGAAGTAGGGATCGTACCCAAACCCGTGTTCGCCGGCGGGCGCCTGGGCGATCTCACCGTGCCAATGCCCCTCGCCAATCAACGGACAGGGATCCTCGGCGTGGCGCACCAAGACCAACAGCGCCACATACCAGGCACGCCGGTCAGCCTGCCCTTGCAGCCTTTCAAGCAGCAAGGCGTTATTGGCTGAGTCAGCCTTGACGGCACCGGTCTCGCGCTGGGCGTACCGGGCCGAATACACGCCGGGCGCACCCGCCAGGGCATGCACACAGAGACCGGAGTCGTCAGCCAATGCGGGCAGGCCGGTAGCCAGGCTCGCATGCCGCGCCTTGGCCAGAGCGTTCTCGACAAATGTGAGATGCGGCTCTTCGGCTTCAGACACGCCCAACTCGCCTTGCGGGACGAGCTCGATGCCCAGCGGCGCAAACAGCGCGGCAAACTCGCGCAGCTTGCCGGGATTGTTGGACGCCAGCACGATGCGGCGTAAAGAAGTAGGGATGACAGAAGACATGGTCCCTATTGTAGTCGGGCCAGGCGCTCAGGCAGCCCCGGCAATGAGAATGCTGCTGGCTGCAGGCGGCCCTTCGCTATCGGTAAATATCCAGACCATAACAAATGGAAACAATCACGACACAAACTGCCTTCATGATGGGATCTTTGCCGCTGCCAGCGGCCATTCTTTTGCCCAAGCATGAACCCGTTGCTAGATTCCGAAACCCCCGCTGCCAATCTGCCCTGGCTGATACAAAGACGATTGCTCAAGGCGCGCTACCAACCTGTCGCCGATCTGAGCCAGGGAAAGATATACGGGCATGAAAGCCTGATCCGTGGACCGGCCGACAGTCCGCTGCATCTGCCTGACGTCCTGTTTGCAGAGGCCAGCCGCCTGGGGTTGCGCGACGAGTTGGAGTGGGAGTCATTCCGCGCGGGCGCGGCCAACTATCTACGCCTTGGGGGCCAGGGAAAACTCTTTCTCAATCTCTCAGGCGCTACGATTCTCGCCTACTGGAGCCGCTGGGGTCGGGACTTGCCGCGACGCCTGCAAGGCGACTCCGGCCTTCCAGCCAATCGCATAGTGATCGAGCTGACAGATCACAGGCCCGAGCGCGAAGACACGCACACCTTACGCCAAGCCCTGGATTGCCTGCGCGAAGCCGGTATGAAGCTGGCGCTGGATGACTATGGCGTCGGGCACGCCTCCTTGCAGCTATGGCTGGAGCTGCGGCCCGATCTGGTCAAGATCGATCGTTATTTTTTCCGCGACATCAGCCGCGATGAGAACCGCCTGTCGTTGGTGCGCGGCATGCTCGGTGTGGCCCAGCAACTGGGTACGGCCGTGGTCGCCGAAGGCATCGAGACCCAGGACGACCTGCTTACCATCGCCGATCTGGGCATCCGCTACGCTCAAGGTTGGTGTCTGGGCTACCCCGATACTGAGCCGGCCCGCTGCCTGCCCGAAGAACTCAGCGCGATGCTACCCGCCGTCCCGCGTGCCACCCAGACCATCGGATCGGGCAGAACCGCCCTGCACCTGCGCACCGAAGGCCCTGCGGTGTATCTCTCGCGCCACAGTAACGACGACGTGCATCGAATTTTTCAGGAGCAGCGCCACCAGCATGCCCTGGCCGTGCTGGATGAGCATGACCGGCCGGTCGGCATCATC comes from Bordetella holmesii ATCC 51541 and encodes:
- the rdgB gene encoding non-canonical purine NTP pyrophosphatase, RdgB/HAM1 family — translated: MSSVIPTSLRRIVLASNNPGKLREFAALFAPLGIELVPQGELGVSEAEEPHLTFVENALAKARHASLATGLPALADDSGLCVHALAGAPGVYSARYAQRETGAVKADSANNALLLERLQGQADRRAWYVALLVLVRHAEDPCPLIGEGHWHGEIAQAPAGEHGFGYDPYFYLPDLGRTAAQLPPAKKNAVSHRARALSVVLSKLQAL